The following are from one region of the Hymenobacter sp. YIM 151858-1 genome:
- a CDS encoding DUF6056 family protein yields the protein MKTALSAKPRRLGAALLTVAIGLGLLPFLALCWYAHPSADDFLMATQVGKNGHFGQITYLYTQWTGRYTSAVLWALLHPVTYGFITEGYGLVCLLTILAVPVAGFAMLRLLLGKHFSRGQLWSGSGLLTLLFLFQMPSPAEAFYWVTSNYNYLLPAVLTLVWLGVLAQYANSASRQTQRNWLVAACLLAVAIVGGNETNAVPLLLGTGAVALLSSLQQRRIARGYVVLALVVAAACAATILAPGNFVRLDQSTRQYTWWQALDKGGLTAYRLVVNWLGNGVLAAVAGLLAPVAFRLSKKADLPLNRLARRPLLMLVLMAVSLVLLMFVAFWTTSLAMPPRSKNVLYLFFLVWWFLHAYAWARYFWRKLDVQAVSVPRAVQVALVLWIALVFAFGHTRRMRGREPRENANNIVVAYRDWLGGAAARYDRQLTARYAYLHTPTPPDVVVARLQEPPATILFSDLETNPNDWANQAYAEYFGKRSIRIPEAPAPAVQQP from the coding sequence GTGAAAACTGCTTTATCGGCCAAACCCCGGCGCCTAGGTGCTGCGCTGCTTACCGTGGCCATTGGGCTGGGCTTGTTGCCTTTTCTGGCGCTGTGCTGGTATGCACATCCGTCGGCCGATGATTTTCTGATGGCCACGCAGGTAGGCAAAAACGGGCATTTCGGGCAGATAACTTATTTGTACACGCAGTGGACGGGCCGCTACACTTCGGCCGTGCTGTGGGCCTTGCTGCACCCCGTAACGTACGGTTTCATCACCGAAGGGTACGGCCTGGTTTGCCTGCTCACAATTTTGGCGGTACCGGTGGCGGGTTTTGCTATGCTGCGCCTGCTGCTGGGCAAGCATTTCAGCCGCGGCCAACTGTGGTCGGGTAGCGGCCTGCTGACCTTGTTGTTCCTGTTCCAGATGCCCAGCCCCGCGGAGGCGTTTTACTGGGTTACCAGCAATTACAACTACCTGCTGCCGGCCGTGCTGACGCTCGTTTGGCTGGGCGTGCTGGCCCAATACGCCAACAGCGCCAGCCGCCAAACCCAACGCAACTGGCTGGTAGCGGCATGCCTGCTGGCCGTGGCGATTGTAGGCGGTAACGAAACCAATGCCGTGCCCTTGCTCCTAGGTACCGGGGCCGTTGCGTTGCTGAGCAGCCTGCAGCAACGACGCATAGCCCGGGGTTACGTGGTGCTGGCCTTGGTGGTGGCCGCGGCTTGCGCGGCTACGATTCTGGCACCGGGCAATTTTGTGCGGCTCGACCAATCGACGCGGCAGTACACTTGGTGGCAAGCGCTAGACAAAGGCGGACTAACGGCTTACCGCCTCGTGGTAAATTGGCTCGGCAACGGCGTGTTGGCGGCGGTTGCGGGGCTGCTCGCGCCCGTGGCCTTCAGGCTAAGCAAGAAAGCCGACCTGCCGCTCAACCGCCTGGCCCGCCGTCCGCTGCTGATGCTGGTGCTGATGGCCGTTTCGTTGGTGCTGCTGATGTTTGTGGCTTTCTGGACGACGAGCCTGGCCATGCCGCCCCGGTCGAAGAACGTGCTGTACCTGTTCTTTCTGGTGTGGTGGTTTCTCCACGCTTACGCATGGGCCCGGTACTTCTGGCGCAAGCTCGATGTGCAGGCGGTTTCGGTACCTAGGGCCGTGCAGGTGGCGCTGGTGCTCTGGATAGCGTTGGTGTTTGCGTTCGGGCACACCCGCCGGATGCGCGGCCGCGAGCCACGCGAAAACGCCAACAACATTGTGGTGGCCTACCGCGACTGGCTAGGTGGCGCCGCCGCGCGCTACGACCGGCAGCTCACCGCCCGCTACGCCTACTTGCACACGCCCACGCCGCCCGATGTAGTAGTGGCGCGCCTGCAAGAACCGCCCGCTACCATCCTGTTTTCAGACCTGGAAACCAACCCCAACGACTGGGCCAACCAAGCCTACGCCGAGTACTTTGGCAAGCGCAGCATCCGCATACCCGAAGCCCCGGCCCCGGCTGTTCAGCAACCCTAA